Within Spinacia oleracea cultivar Varoflay chromosome 4, BTI_SOV_V1, whole genome shotgun sequence, the genomic segment AGATGAAGATGGCGTGCAGGAAAGTAAGGAGACGAAGCataaaaaagaagcaaaaacataccctccatgcatccgagacgctctcgacaGTTGCAGCAACTAGGGACAAGGATTCCTGACGCTCCCGGCTTGACGGCATCCAAAGGCGGTCGACCTCAGGCCAAAGCTGAACCCGTGGCGCATCTGCCGACCCGTAGTCGTCAGGAAACTCCACTGcgagcttcctcttccgagttggaggcggcagctttttctcagcaggcatAAGCGAGCTGGTCTCCCCCGTCACTGTGGCGTCAATTGAAGCCTTTGGCGGCTTCGGTGGTGACAGCACAGTGATGGGTTTGGCTCGAGACACACTCCCCGGTGACTCCAGCCTCTTCCTCAGCAACGCGTCCGCAGATGGGGTCTTGCCAGAGCGTGTCGATGGGCCAGTTCCTGTTGACAGCATTTTTCgacgactcagtctcgtcacAACAGTTTTAATTTATATTTCGTTTTGAAAAGGGAAACGAACCCAAAGttgtaaactaaccctaacccatgtttacctgttgacGTCGACATGTTTGCAGGCTCAGAAATTTCTTCTTCTTGAGAGGCCTCCTCACGATCGAACTTGAGGCCGATAaaagctctgtcctttagagggaccCCCAACAGCACATCAGTCTTTTCTATAGCTTCGGCACCGACTCCAACTGTGTCGAAGGACGCACCTACAAAAATAagaaagtgagacaaagtcaaatcaacaagcccaataaacacaaaaacaaacaaaaatacctctagccatccattcccccgtcaagaagtcggagtcgggccctaaactagccaactccacaatAAAGAAACGACTcatccacccgcggtcgttcgacttgtccgcaccaagaagagcctccctgtcatccttgacatgcagcaagtatctaccagccccataattcAGGACCTTGTAGGTGTAAACAAGGTCCTCAACCCGGAATTCCATATCCAGTTTGCCGGCCAAATGGTCGACCAGATGCATTACCCTCCAATCCTGCggcatcagttgcgccggcggcaccgccAGTGCCCTCAGAACTCCTCGCACCAGTGGCGAGAAAGGATAAGTGTACCCAATTCTGAAGGGGTACTCATAAAAGCACACCCAACCGTCCGATACCCAATCGGCCCGTTCGTCGGGCTGCGGCAACCGAATTACCGCCAACGGAAGGAAACCACACTCCTCCTTGAGAGCCTCCACATCCTGCttcccccaagtggccggccgagcattcttTCTGTCCAGAATGTGGGTAGGGCTGAAGATTGGCCCCTCAACCAGGtcgcactccaccaccactCTTTTGTTCTTCGCGCGGGTGGATTTCGTTCCCATTCGTTGCGACAttgaaagaattaaagaaaggaagaagaaaggaagaagaTGGAAGCCAAGCAGTTACCTggagaaaggagagagaaagagcgcctATTGCTTTTCTgggaaaaagaagagagagattgcAGAAGTGAGTACGGGTGGTTGGGTGCGCAGCCCTATTTATTGGCGCAGGTGGGCGGTTGGTCTTTCCAAAGCAAAAGTCATCATTTCTCTAACGCCGTCAGTGttggggaggttaagaggcggtttccattttccttccgtgaaacacatttttcctttttgaacttcccggtttggggacaattgttagggggaaaaataccctcttggtgacgtagGCAAACGTGGCAAGTATTGCGtacgtggctgccagcaaggcacATGGTGGCACCGTTCGAACTTACTCTCAACTGCTGGGATCAAAACAGCCGTTGCAAACCCTCAATGAAGTCGGccttcattacgcatttattgtctaattatgtgcaattaagcacaaacgttacacttttattgtaaatgcctataaaatggcttagtcttgtctatttttACATACACGATTTCTAAGCAATAAACCTACGATCAttccatgctattacaacttactctcaccattttcaattatctagctcgatcgattgttagcaccatcatcaaggcaagctcgtctctaagtcgaatttgcccaaaacagggTACGAGGCCATTATCTTAGGATTGACGCTAGCTCGCGACATTCACATTCGACGACTTGAGGTACGCTGTGatttattattgattattagtCAAATTAACGGTTCTTATGCAGCAAAAGATTCCAAGCTGCAAGCCTACCTCGAGACAGCCAAGGCACTtgtcaaaaaatttaatttgtgCAACCTCCAGCAAATCCCAACTGATCAAAACACCCAAGCCGACGCACTAGCAAACCTGGGCTCCAACATCAACCCGACCAAACTAACCACAATTCCTATTGTCCACCTCATGCATCCAGCCATCACAAAACAAACCTTGCTAATCAGTGAACAACCATCCGTTAACTCCCACATCAGGACGACACCCAAAATAGCAACCAACCACACTCCATTTTCGTTGGTGTTCGGATGTAAAGTCGCGATCCCACCTGAAGTCGAGATTCCAAAAACACGGTACGGACTCATGACGAAAGATAGGAACAACTCGGGGTTGGCTCACGACATCGACACGATCGACGAACTCAGAGAAACGGCCAAGGTTAAAATGGCGTCATACCAACAAAATTTTGCAAGAGGTTACAACAAGAATGCACGAGTTAAGTCTTCCAGCAAGGCGACTGGGTGTTAAGGAAAAGTCTTCCCCAACACCAAAGATCCGCGACTGGCAAGTTGGCTCCAAACATGGGAAATCCCTTATCGTGTCGAaagacgaacaggtcatggtGCATACAAACTGGCGGAAAGAGATGGAAAACCAATACCAAGAAGTTGGAACGCGACACACTTAAAGTTGTATCATTTCTAGTCTCTAACTCATTGTGTACAagtatgttttcctttttgCAAACACCCCACTTGCAGAGATGAACAAGCCACTGTTGATGGAATCAAACCGACGACACCGAGACGGGGGACAACACAAACCCGTCGCAGTCACTACGCAGAGGATAACACCCACGCTAGACGATTCCCAAACCATCTAAGTAACTCAACAATTCGATCCTATCCTTTCTTATTTGTCCATTTTCTTACCAtgactgacttaagcatcggagggccgttggcacaCTCAACGGTCAACTTTGACGCCTTTAGCTCGTCTTGCAGAATAAACAATCATGACGATCCATCTTGGAACAACTTTAAGGTGTATACATACATTACACAAATCATGTTGAACCATGGGAAACCATTTACAATTACACTTACATTTACAATTTACAATTTACATTTACGATTTACATCTTACAAATTGGTCCATACAAAATGCCTGGGAAACGTTGGCCAATACAAAATGCCTGGGAAACGTTGGCCAATACAAAATTTTTGGGAAACAATTTACGGTTACATCTTACATATTACGTTTACATcttacatttcattttcataACGGACATTTGTTTACATtcacatacaagtacaaaacaaAGCAGCTGCGGGGTTGAAGTCGTCGCAACAGCAGGGTCAAGAGGCCACAACCTGCAAACCCAATAACCAAAAACTACCAAAACTCACATATGCCACACACAATCAATACCTCAAATCCACACAATATTTCAACAGACCTGTTCCCTAAAAACAAGCTAAAACCATACTGCCGCCCTCAAGGCGAAACACAACCACAATGTTTTCTGACCACCTACGggtcatccaaaatcaaaccaaaGTATTCTTAACAGTACCTACAAACACTTATATTTGAAATTTTATCAGGGTGGGACTACTCCAGCGGATCTTCCGGGCCTGCATTCTCCCTTTGCTCGACATTGCCTGGTGCCAACTCGACTTAGGCGTTTGGGACTGGTTGCAGTTGCGCCCTCCTCAACGTCTTCCTCGTCACTCTCGGCACCGGGGGGACATactcctcggggaatgcagtgttgaaCTGGACAATGTCTTCCTTTGGAGTCCAAACCATCCTGCTTGCCATCCAAAAGAAAAATCCTTCATCAAACTCAGGTTGAACATCAAAGTCGGCATTCTCTGTTTGTTCACCATCACCTGGTACCGTCTCGACCTTGGTGTTGGGACTTGTGGCAGTTGCGCCTACCTCAACATCCTCATCGTCATCCTCGGCACCAGGGGGGACATAATCATCAGGGAATGCTCGACGAAAGTGGTTGATATCAGCTTGAGGGGTCCAACCATTATGCTTCCCATCCAAGAATTCCTTCATCAAATCGGACCTAGTCTTCCACATATAATAACTGGCACACTCCCAATTTTTCTTCTTGACCTTGTTTAGTGACGCCTTCAACTCGGCATTTTCAGCAGACAACACCTCCATGTCGTCAGTCAGTGTTACAACATCAACCGACGACTTCATCTCGTCAATCTCTAGCGGGACGACCTGCCAGCCCCTACAAAAACGCCAACTATGgacgactcagtctcgtcacCCCATATCTTctacttatttatttttatactaaCGCTAATCGTTTACCTGTTAATGTTGTCATTTTCTCAAGGTCAGTTCTTATTGTCATCATTACATCTTACCGGTTGATAAGGAGTCGGGAAGTtattttccttcctttttgaAGATTAAACCCATTTTCTCCTTTGAGCTTCTCGGAAGAATTCGAAAATGGGTATGGGGACAATTGTTTGGGCGGTAAAATAACGTCCCCGTGACATGGCAAGGTGGACCATTCAAAGGGTCATGTAACACACCATCAAGACAGTAATAAAAGCTATGGGAATTGATCAAGGGAACCAGCTAAAGTAAAGGAACGGTTACAAACATTGAAAGCAATGCTAAAATCAAGGAACGGTTACAAGCAATTGAATGATATGGGAGTTACACCCAATTACTCCTTGATTAAATGCTCAATTTATGTTACAAAATAATGATTCATGTATAAATAGGAAATGATAGGCTAATTGTATGCATTCCATTCACACTGGACAATAATATACTACCCCTCTCCCCCTTTTCTGTAAGAGTTTTCCACCTACGTTCCC encodes:
- the LOC130471823 gene encoding uncharacterized protein — translated: MKSSVDVVTLTDDMEVLSAENAELKASLNKVKKKNWECASYYMWKTRSDLMKEFLDGKHNGWTPQADINHFRRAFPDDYVPPGAEDDDEDVEVGATATSPNTKVETVPGDGEQTENADFDVQPEFDEGFFFWMASRMVWTPKEDIVQFNTAFPEEYVPPVPRVTRKTLRRAQLQPVPNA